One genomic region from Ammospiza caudacuta isolate bAmmCau1 chromosome 1, bAmmCau1.pri, whole genome shotgun sequence encodes:
- the GORASP1 gene encoding Golgi reassembly-stacking protein 1, giving the protein MGLGSSSEGPGGGAEGFHVHGVQENSPAQQGGLEPFFDFIIAIGHTRLNKENNMLKDLLKANAEKAVKLEVYNLKTMKIREVEVIPSNMWGGQGLLGASVRFCSFQGANEHVWHVLDVEPSSPAALAGLQPYTDYVVGSDQILQESEDFFSLIESHEGKPLKLMVYNTEADSIREVVVTPNGAWGGEGSLGCGIGYGYLHRIPTQSTTSKKKPESKSASPSPETGTPLPSTNGYTETPLLAPTSQNDSSEAVLNLDHSTEQEMSAYSPESSLSPPPPLQRVMDPGFLDMSGISASEFTSLTEVSNLSSSAPFNMPAAGASVGSETLMPKSEASAYFENSSALDPEGLTPYPEGSGKQPSLDDLLPSIPSLPSLDLPHDISSKTTLGTDADNQEPKVLVNSMESSLPTAPDTPQHETASEQKGEAAAQEPE; this is encoded by the exons AtggggctgggctccagctccgagggccccggcggcggcgccgAGGGATTCCACGTGCACGGG GTTCAGGAGAACTCCCCAGCCCAACAAGGAGGACTGGAGCCTTTCTTTGATTTCATCATTGCCATAGGACACACAAGGCTT AACAAGGAGAACAATATGCTGAAAGACCTGCTGAAGGCAAATGCCGAGAAAGCAGTGAAGCTGGAGGTGTACAACCTCAAAACGATGAAAATCCGAGAGGTGGAGGTGATCCCCAGCAACATGTGGGGAGGCCAAGGCCTCCTTGGGGCCAGCGTGAGGTTCTGCAGCTTCCAGGGAGCCAACGAGCACGTGTGGCACGTTCTG GACGTGGAGCCTtcatctcctgcagctctggctggtcTCCAGCCTTACACTGACTACGTTGTTGGATCTGATCAGATTCTGCAGGAG tcagaggatttcttttccctgatTGAGTCCCACGAGGGGAAGCCTCTGAAGCTGATGGTTTATAACACTGAGGCAGATTCCATCCGAGAGGTGGTTGTGACTCCCAATGGAGCTTGGGGTGGAGAAGGAAG TTTAGGATGTGGTATTGGATATGGCTATTTGCACAGAATTCCAACACAGTCCACGACATCAAAGAAAAAGCCAGAAAGCAAATCAGCTTCACCCTCACCAGAAACTGGAACTCCTCTGCCATCCACTAATGGTTACACAgag ACTCCATTGTTGGCACCTACCTCTCAGAATGACAGCTCTGAAGCAGTTCTGAACTTGGATCATTCCACAGAGCAGGAAATGAGTGCTTACTCACCCGAAAgctccctttctcctcctccccctctccAGAGAGTTATGGATCCAG GATTTCTAGATATGTCTGGAATTTCAGCTTCTGAGTTCACAAGCTTAACAGAAGTGTCCAACCTATCCTCATCTGCCCCCTTCaacatgccagcagcaggagcttctGTAGGCTCTGAAACATTAATGCCAAAAAGTGAAGCCTCTGCTTATTTTG AAAACTCCTCAGCTTTGGACCCTGAAGGTTTAACCCCATATCCTGAAGGATCAGGCAAGCAGCCCTCCCTGGATGACCTCCTGCCTTCAATTCCATCTTTACCTTCTCTTGATCTTCCTCATGACATTTCTTCAAAAACAACACTAGGAACTGATGCTGATAACCAGGAGCCCAAGGTGCTTGTGAACAGCATGGAGAGCTCCCTACCCACTGCTCCAGACACACCACAGCATGAAACAGCAAGTGAGCagaaaggagaagcagctgcaCAAGAGCCTGAGTGA